The Peribacillus simplex genome contains a region encoding:
- a CDS encoding flagellar hook-basal body protein: MGNNIANADTTAYKKTQTSFNDLLTQSFNNQPSETKEKGRLTTPGIRQGTGAMISQSQLVLSQGALKTTDRNLDAAFTRDDQFFTVSVQEDNGINTRLTRDGAFYLSPNANDQMMLVTSAGHKVLDENGEPILVEGNIKDIKISENGLLMVDTEEYGEKSFGLGIVSVKKPQFLDRLGGNLLGLPKNFNALGVTEDDIMTALTGDSRNRAAVRQGSLESSNVDLSKEMTDLINVQRSYQFQSRAVTMADQMSGLVNGIR; this comes from the coding sequence ATAGGTAATAATATCGCGAATGCGGACACGACTGCCTACAAAAAGACCCAAACGAGTTTCAATGATTTATTGACACAGAGTTTCAATAATCAACCGAGTGAGACCAAGGAAAAAGGAAGATTGACCACACCTGGCATCCGGCAAGGAACAGGGGCTATGATAAGCCAATCCCAATTGGTGCTTTCACAGGGAGCTTTAAAGACGACGGACCGCAACCTTGATGCTGCATTCACCCGGGATGACCAGTTCTTCACCGTAAGCGTCCAAGAAGATAATGGGATCAATACAAGGCTTACAAGGGATGGGGCCTTTTATTTATCTCCTAATGCTAACGACCAAATGATGCTCGTTACCTCTGCTGGACATAAAGTCCTTGATGAAAATGGTGAACCGATCCTCGTTGAGGGAAACATTAAAGACATTAAGATTTCGGAAAATGGCTTATTGATGGTGGATACGGAAGAATATGGAGAAAAGAGTTTTGGGCTCGGAATCGTCTCGGTCAAGAAACCGCAATTTCTTGACCGGCTAGGCGGAAATTTACTTGGCCTGCCCAAAAACTTCAATGCCTTGGGTGTTACTGAAGACGATATCATGACTGCATTAACAGGGGATTCCCGCAACCGGGCAGCAGTCCGTCAAGGGTCTCTGGAGTCATCAAATGTCGATCTTTCCAAAGAAATGACGGATCTAATCAATGTTCAGCGTTCTTACCAATTTCAATCCCGGGCTGTAACGATGGCTGATCAAATGAGCGGATTGGTCAATGGAATACGTTAA
- a CDS encoding rod shape-determining protein — translation MFARDIGIDLGTANVLIHVKGKGIVLNEPSVVAIDKNTNRVLAVGEEARKMVGRTPGNIIAIRPLKDGVIADFDVTESMLKHFINTLNVKGFLSKPRILICCPTNITSVEQKAIKEAAEKSGGKKVFLEEEPKVAAIGAGMDIFQPSGNMVVDIGGGTTDIAVLSMGDIVTSSSIKMAGDKFDNEILNYIKRKYKLLIGERTAENIKIQVATVFPGSRNEVIDIRGRDMVSGLPRTISVNSEEIEEALREQVSIIVQAAKSVLERTPPELSADIIDRGVILTGGGALLHGIDLLLAEELKVPVLIAEQPMDCVAIGTGIMLDNMDKLPRHKFN, via the coding sequence ATGTTTGCTAGAGATATTGGGATAGATCTTGGAACAGCCAATGTTCTTATACATGTCAAAGGTAAAGGAATTGTGTTAAATGAGCCTTCGGTAGTTGCGATTGATAAGAATACGAACCGTGTTCTTGCTGTCGGGGAAGAAGCTCGTAAGATGGTAGGCCGTACTCCAGGAAACATCATCGCAATCCGTCCTTTAAAAGACGGTGTCATTGCGGATTTTGATGTGACAGAATCGATGCTTAAGCATTTTATCAATACATTGAATGTGAAAGGCTTCCTTTCAAAGCCTAGAATTTTAATCTGCTGCCCGACCAACATAACAAGTGTCGAACAAAAAGCGATTAAAGAAGCTGCTGAAAAAAGCGGCGGAAAAAAAGTATTCCTTGAAGAAGAACCAAAAGTGGCTGCAATCGGTGCCGGTATGGATATTTTTCAACCAAGCGGCAATATGGTCGTGGACATTGGCGGGGGTACAACGGATATTGCCGTTCTTTCAATGGGGGATATCGTTACATCTTCTTCTATTAAAATGGCCGGTGACAAATTCGATAATGAAATTTTAAATTATATCAAGCGGAAGTACAAGCTCCTTATTGGTGAGCGTACAGCGGAAAACATCAAAATCCAGGTTGCAACCGTATTCCCTGGCTCCCGAAATGAAGTCATCGATATCCGTGGGCGCGATATGGTATCGGGATTGCCTAGAACCATTTCGGTCAACTCGGAAGAAATTGAGGAAGCTCTCCGCGAACAGGTTTCCATCATTGTACAAGCTGCAAAAAGCGTGCTTGAGCGGACACCGCCAGAACTTTCTGCTGATATCATCGACCGCGGCGTCATTTTAACAGGCGGAGGAGCATTGCTTCACGGGATTGATTTACTCCTTGCTGAAGAACTTAAGGTCCCAGTACTCATTGCCGAGCAGCCAATGGATTGTGTAGCAATCGGAACCGGTATCATGCTTGATAATATGGATAAATTGCCACGGCACAAATTCAACTAA
- the spoIIID gene encoding sporulation transcriptional regulator SpoIIID, whose protein sequence is MHDYIKERTIKIGKYIVETRKTVRVIAKEFGVSKSTVHKDLTERLPEINPDLANEVKDILDYHKSIRHLRGGEATKLKYKRSEREEEIVK, encoded by the coding sequence GTGCACGATTACATCAAAGAAAGAACTATCAAGATAGGAAAGTATATCGTGGAAACTAGAAAAACAGTCCGCGTCATTGCAAAAGAGTTCGGAGTCTCTAAAAGCACGGTTCATAAAGACTTAACTGAGAGGCTGCCAGAAATTAATCCTGATTTGGCTAACGAAGTGAAGGATATATTGGATTATCATAAATCCATTCGCCACCTTAGAGGTGGAGAAGCGACAAAATTAAAATATAAACGTTCTGAAAGAGAAGAAGAAATCGTTAAATGA
- a CDS encoding peptidoglycan DD-metalloendopeptidase family protein → MREEEKKPTSTIRRILKQRWALSAIYIASAAIILAAAFLLQNSFDDSAKDGKEESAETGKNYGEPSVEVNSNLETIKMPVADADKTVIKKQFYDVNADEKAQEEALVFYNNRYEQNKGIDIAMEDGKTFEVKASLSGNVTKVQDDALLGNLVEVEHEDGVVTRYQSVKDIKVAVGDKVKQGQAIATAGKSQINEEAGVHVHFEIRKDNIALNPLDFVDKQASAIQSATEAEGSELEDSANKEETPAVEGSEADKEETPAVEESETGTEQAPAVDETDESTDLESGTDEEGSVPGEDTTEESDSLKDSLNQSN, encoded by the coding sequence ATGAGAGAGGAAGAAAAGAAACCAACTTCCACAATCCGACGTATACTAAAACAACGTTGGGCATTATCAGCAATCTATATCGCAAGTGCAGCCATAATCTTAGCCGCGGCCTTCTTATTACAAAATAGTTTTGACGATTCAGCTAAAGATGGCAAAGAGGAATCAGCTGAAACAGGAAAAAACTATGGTGAGCCTTCTGTAGAGGTTAATAGTAATCTTGAGACAATCAAGATGCCTGTAGCCGATGCAGACAAAACGGTTATCAAGAAACAGTTTTATGATGTGAATGCGGATGAAAAGGCACAAGAAGAAGCATTGGTTTTCTACAACAATAGATATGAGCAAAACAAAGGTATAGACATTGCAATGGAAGATGGAAAGACTTTTGAAGTAAAAGCTTCCTTAAGTGGAAATGTAACGAAAGTTCAAGACGATGCGTTACTTGGAAATTTAGTTGAAGTAGAGCATGAAGATGGCGTTGTTACCCGTTATCAATCTGTTAAAGACATTAAGGTTGCAGTCGGTGACAAAGTGAAACAAGGACAAGCAATTGCTACAGCTGGAAAAAGCCAAATCAATGAAGAGGCTGGCGTACATGTACACTTCGAAATCAGAAAAGATAACATTGCATTAAACCCACTTGATTTTGTTGATAAACAAGCTTCTGCGATTCAATCGGCAACTGAAGCCGAAGGCAGCGAACTTGAAGATTCAGCCAATAAAGAAGAAACACCTGCAGTCGAAGGATCTGAAGCTGATAAAGAGGAAACACCTGCAGTTGAAGAATCTGAAACTGGCACGGAGCAAGCTCCTGCAGTTGACGAAACTGACGAGAGCACTGATTTAGAGAGTGGCACTGATGAGGAAGGCTCTGTCCCTGGTGAAGATACAACTGAAGAAAGCGATTCCTTAAAAGATTCGTTAAATCAATCTAATTAA
- a CDS encoding VanZ family protein: MKKAFKLVLTLLPFLYMIAIWIMSSNPDDMILDLPSSSIDRFIKEALHLVEFALLYILLVSALAANQKLKPGLSLLAALVACLYGVIDEYHQSFVPYRSSTLIDVIKDTIGVAAVYFHVQYHYFKRERGFLTIIEKLSAKK, encoded by the coding sequence ATGAAAAAAGCTTTTAAACTTGTGTTAACGTTATTGCCTTTTCTATATATGATTGCCATTTGGATAATGTCGAGCAACCCCGATGATATGATTCTTGATCTTCCCTCATCCTCAATTGACCGATTTATCAAAGAGGCACTTCATCTGGTCGAATTTGCCCTTTTGTATATATTATTAGTTTCCGCCCTTGCTGCAAACCAAAAGCTGAAACCTGGTTTAAGCCTGTTGGCGGCACTTGTGGCTTGCCTTTACGGAGTTATTGATGAATACCACCAATCTTTCGTCCCATACCGCTCCTCTACCTTAATAGACGTCATAAAAGATACCATAGGAGTAGCTGCAGTCTATTTTCATGTCCAATATCATTATTTCAAGCGTGAACGGGGCTTTTTGACCATTATAGAAAAATTAAGCGCAAAAAAATGA
- the spoIID gene encoding stage II sporulation protein D, whose product MKAIKPMIVLFIAVAFVIVMIPAVLVLPFSNDKTSGQLTEQLEKKVKNEGKEVAANEMSSVEVAVYRTSAKKIEKLPIESYLTGVVAAEMPADFEEEALKAQALTARTYIVNQLISESRLGLPDGADVSDTVMHQVYKNNDELKKQWGSDYKSKMQKINKAIKETAGQILTYEGKPITATFFSTSNGYTENSEDYWQADYPYLKSVSSPWDKEESPKFYNKVVVDTADFERKLGVSLSSGTSIGTVIERTSGNRVGVVEIGGKKMTGKQIREKLGLTSSDFDWERQGNQIVITTKGSGHGVGMSQYGANGMAREGKTYEDIVKYYYKGVKVQSSSKWLNTMTAKK is encoded by the coding sequence TTGAAAGCAATCAAACCGATGATCGTACTATTCATAGCAGTAGCATTCGTAATTGTCATGATTCCGGCAGTGCTTGTGCTTCCATTTTCAAATGATAAGACAAGTGGTCAGTTGACAGAACAATTAGAAAAGAAAGTGAAGAATGAGGGTAAAGAGGTAGCTGCAAATGAAATGAGTTCAGTAGAAGTTGCGGTTTACCGAACATCTGCAAAGAAGATTGAAAAACTGCCGATTGAATCGTACTTGACTGGTGTGGTTGCGGCTGAAATGCCAGCGGATTTTGAAGAAGAAGCTCTGAAGGCTCAAGCATTGACAGCGAGAACTTACATTGTCAATCAGCTTATAAGCGAAAGTCGATTGGGCTTGCCGGATGGTGCCGATGTCAGCGATACGGTCATGCACCAAGTTTATAAGAATAATGATGAGCTGAAAAAACAGTGGGGCTCTGATTATAAATCGAAGATGCAAAAAATTAACAAGGCTATAAAAGAAACTGCGGGTCAAATTTTAACCTATGAAGGAAAACCGATTACTGCCACTTTTTTTTCGACAAGTAATGGCTACACGGAGAATTCCGAGGACTATTGGCAAGCTGATTACCCCTATTTAAAAAGTGTATCCAGTCCATGGGATAAAGAAGAATCACCAAAATTTTATAATAAAGTTGTAGTGGATACTGCCGATTTTGAAAGAAAACTGGGTGTAAGTCTTTCTTCGGGAACATCAATAGGGACTGTCATTGAAAGAACATCTGGCAATCGCGTAGGTGTTGTGGAAATCGGAGGAAAGAAAATGACAGGAAAACAGATTCGTGAGAAGCTCGGGCTGACATCATCCGATTTTGACTGGGAGCGTCAAGGTAACCAGATTGTCATCACGACAAAAGGATCCGGACACGGAGTTGGAATGAGCCAATACGGTGCTAATGGCATGGCCAGGGAAGGTAAAACCTATGAAGACATCGTGAAATATTATTATAAAGGCGTCAAAGTTCAGTCTTCAAGTAAGTGGCTGAATACGATGACAGCAAAAAAATGA
- the murA gene encoding UDP-N-acetylglucosamine 1-carboxyvinyltransferase: protein MEKIIVRGGKRLSGTVKVEGAKNAVLPVIAATLLASDGKSIIKDVPTLSDVYTINEVLRNLNADVAFHDNQVTVDASRELLEEAPFEYVRKMRASVLVMGSLLARNGRARVALPGGCAIGSRPIDQHLKGFEAMGAKVKVGNGFIDAEVEGRLKGARVYLDFPSVGATENIMMAATLAEGITILENVAKEPEIVDLANLLNKMGAKVRGAGTGTMRIEGVDKLYGTEHTIIPDRIEAGTFMTAAALTGGNVLVQGAVPEHLTSLIAKMEEMGVQILEEEDGLRVIGPKTLKAIDIKTMPHPGFPTDMQSQMMALLLRAEGTSMITETVFENRFMHVEEFRRMNANIKIEGRSVIVNGPTNIQGAEVAATDLRAAAALILTGLVADGITRVTELKHLDRGYVNFHGKLASLGADVERINEDVPAETKKIADLNA from the coding sequence TTGGAAAAAATCATCGTCCGCGGCGGAAAAAGGCTTAGCGGGACAGTTAAAGTAGAAGGTGCTAAAAACGCCGTTTTGCCAGTTATCGCTGCAACATTATTAGCAAGTGATGGGAAAAGTATCATTAAAGATGTTCCTACGCTCTCCGATGTATATACAATCAATGAAGTATTGCGCAACTTAAATGCTGATGTTGCCTTTCATGACAATCAAGTAACTGTAGATGCATCAAGAGAGTTATTAGAAGAAGCACCATTTGAATATGTACGTAAAATGAGAGCTTCCGTTTTAGTGATGGGCTCATTACTAGCAAGGAATGGCCGGGCCCGCGTTGCTCTTCCTGGTGGCTGTGCCATCGGATCACGTCCTATCGACCAGCATTTAAAGGGCTTTGAAGCGATGGGAGCAAAAGTGAAGGTCGGCAATGGTTTCATTGATGCCGAGGTAGAAGGCAGACTTAAGGGTGCAAGAGTTTATCTTGACTTCCCGAGTGTGGGTGCCACTGAAAACATCATGATGGCAGCAACACTTGCTGAAGGTATAACTATTCTTGAAAATGTGGCCAAAGAGCCTGAAATTGTAGATCTTGCGAATCTCCTTAATAAAATGGGTGCCAAAGTCAGAGGTGCCGGTACCGGTACGATGAGAATCGAAGGTGTCGATAAATTATATGGCACTGAACATACGATTATACCTGACCGTATCGAAGCTGGTACATTCATGACTGCGGCTGCTCTTACTGGCGGCAATGTTCTTGTTCAAGGAGCTGTACCTGAACACCTTACTTCCCTTATTGCTAAAATGGAGGAAATGGGCGTTCAAATTCTTGAAGAAGAAGATGGATTACGCGTTATCGGTCCCAAAACCTTGAAGGCCATTGATATCAAAACAATGCCGCATCCTGGTTTCCCGACTGATATGCAATCGCAAATGATGGCATTATTACTTCGTGCAGAAGGAACAAGTATGATTACGGAGACCGTTTTCGAAAACCGTTTTATGCATGTTGAGGAATTCCGTCGCATGAATGCCAATATTAAAATAGAAGGTCGTTCCGTTATCGTTAATGGACCTACTAACATTCAAGGTGCTGAAGTAGCTGCAACAGACTTACGTGCCGCGGCAGCGCTCATCCTGACTGGATTGGTTGCGGATGGCATTACACGTGTTACAGAATTGAAGCATCTTGACAGAGGGTACGTGAATTTCCATGGCAAATTGGCATCCCTAGGTGCAGATGTGGAACGTATTAACGAAGATGTACCTGCTGAAACAAAAAAAATTGCAGATTTAAACGCATAA
- a CDS encoding YwmB family TATA-box binding protein: MFNLNKKMLTYIVFLGLTVILIGNSTIVAESKPDIVKMVGLLQKDEDLDIGDWSVLTREINKEITTKQEFESEVTALKRKYPQFQWHRKDDASGWKAEALTYNVDSGLTESIKIMTTEEKFDKVTYVIYEVEGKEWKEANAAFFTATFQNRVNDLFIGTPSIFSCIKGSINDNMDSVLNSKTEDLLDMFQAREIESVQEKNFTSISAHSTLFKQPLTKEKLNLQFGLRTEGLGDRTNFVVGTPIITFEY; this comes from the coding sequence ATGTTTAATTTAAACAAAAAAATGTTAACATACATAGTATTTCTCGGTTTGACGGTGATTTTAATTGGGAATAGTACGATTGTGGCAGAAAGTAAACCAGATATAGTTAAAATGGTGGGACTGTTACAAAAAGATGAAGATTTGGACATAGGGGATTGGTCTGTACTCACTAGAGAAATAAATAAAGAGATTACAACTAAACAAGAGTTTGAAAGCGAAGTTACAGCTTTAAAACGAAAATACCCTCAATTTCAATGGCACCGGAAAGATGATGCTTCCGGCTGGAAGGCTGAGGCGTTAACTTACAATGTCGATTCAGGTCTGACCGAGTCTATTAAAATAATGACAACGGAAGAGAAATTTGATAAAGTTACCTATGTTATTTACGAAGTGGAGGGGAAAGAGTGGAAGGAAGCCAATGCGGCATTTTTTACTGCTACGTTCCAAAACAGGGTGAATGACCTATTTATAGGAACTCCCTCAATTTTTTCTTGTATTAAAGGGTCTATCAATGATAATATGGATTCGGTTTTAAACTCTAAAACTGAAGACCTGTTAGATATGTTCCAAGCAAGGGAAATTGAGAGTGTGCAAGAAAAAAACTTTACATCTATATCTGCACATTCAACATTGTTTAAACAACCATTGACAAAAGAAAAATTAAATTTGCAGTTTGGGCTACGGACAGAAGGATTGGGTGACCGAACGAACTTTGTAGTTGGCACACCAATCATAACGTTTGAATATTAA
- a CDS encoding DUF1146 family protein has protein sequence MFSAMGQQALTGIIAHLFFIAVTWWALQALHFDKILRSNSVIKARVLYILLTVAIGSVVSNFFLDYLGFANQLPYMFSND, from the coding sequence ATGTTTTCTGCAATGGGACAGCAGGCTTTAACAGGGATTATTGCACACTTGTTTTTCATCGCAGTTACCTGGTGGGCTTTACAGGCATTACATTTTGATAAAATCTTAAGATCCAATTCGGTCATCAAGGCCAGGGTTTTATATATTTTATTGACGGTTGCCATCGGTTCAGTTGTAAGTAATTTCTTCCTCGACTACCTGGGATTTGCAAATCAACTTCCGTATATGTTTAGTAATGACTGA
- the nuoN gene encoding NADH-quinone oxidoreductase subunit NuoN, with amino-acid sequence MDWNTMLSYDWGAMMPEFIILGTAMFLSILDLFWPKHFNRRKLAWLALTGIILACLSLISLLSFETVSILSDTFRLDSFAKAFKLLLLFGAALIILLAEGYEPHEGLREHRGEFYYLFLTALLGAMVMSSSGDLITLFVGLELLSLSSYILVGIRKHDRKSNEASMKYVINGGISTAITLFGMSYLYGVTGSVNLGEMSRTMAAMTDGQLQYIMGLAFFMVFVGVSFKIAAAPFHMWAPDVYEGAPTPVTAFLSVISKMAGFVIILRIFLSLFLTASGDTFGALDFLEKNNIYIASLAGLTIIIGNVVALRQQNLKRLFAYSSIAHAGYLLVAVATLGGGYFLLDTVWFYLMAYVLMNIGVFAVIQLLSSQSGSEDISILAGLGRKSPYLAMAFTVFILALAGIPGTTGFIGKLNIFLGTFITEPGHFVLAGIMIAGTIVSYVYYFGLLVQVFFRPIHSEMVIKIRPGLYAVLIICVIGTILFGVAPNIAFDFIHDQFGEFTDFISSK; translated from the coding sequence ATGGATTGGAACACGATGCTTTCTTATGATTGGGGAGCGATGATGCCGGAATTCATCATCCTTGGAACGGCCATGTTTCTTTCGATATTGGATTTATTTTGGCCGAAGCACTTTAATCGGAGAAAACTGGCATGGCTCGCGTTAACCGGAATCATTTTGGCCTGTTTGTCACTGATTAGCCTGCTTTCATTTGAGACAGTCAGTATCTTATCCGATACGTTTCGTTTGGATTCATTTGCAAAAGCTTTTAAGCTGCTGCTATTATTCGGAGCGGCCCTGATCATCCTTCTGGCTGAAGGATATGAACCGCATGAGGGGCTGCGGGAGCACCGGGGGGAATTTTATTATCTGTTCCTGACCGCTTTGCTTGGAGCGATGGTCATGTCCTCAAGCGGTGATTTGATAACGCTGTTCGTTGGACTGGAACTGCTTTCACTTTCATCTTATATATTGGTCGGAATACGCAAGCATGATCGGAAGTCCAACGAAGCGTCCATGAAGTATGTGATAAACGGAGGCATTTCCACGGCGATCACTTTATTCGGAATGAGCTATTTATATGGAGTGACCGGTTCCGTCAATCTAGGCGAAATGAGCCGGACGATGGCTGCAATGACGGACGGCCAGCTGCAATACATTATGGGACTCGCTTTTTTCATGGTATTTGTCGGTGTATCCTTCAAGATAGCTGCCGCCCCATTTCATATGTGGGCGCCGGATGTCTATGAGGGGGCACCGACACCGGTCACAGCCTTCTTGAGCGTAATTTCGAAAATGGCGGGTTTCGTCATCATCCTGCGCATTTTTCTCTCGTTGTTCCTAACAGCTTCCGGTGATACGTTCGGAGCGCTCGACTTTTTGGAAAAAAATAATATTTATATAGCTTCATTGGCGGGGCTGACGATCATCATTGGAAATGTGGTTGCGTTAAGGCAGCAAAATTTAAAACGATTGTTCGCCTATTCAAGCATCGCCCATGCGGGTTACCTGCTAGTAGCGGTGGCAACATTGGGCGGGGGGTATTTCCTGCTGGATACTGTCTGGTTTTATCTAATGGCTTATGTATTGATGAATATAGGTGTATTTGCAGTCATCCAGCTGCTCTCCAGTCAAAGTGGGTCAGAAGATATTAGCATTCTTGCAGGGCTGGGGAGGAAATCACCGTATCTTGCCATGGCATTCACCGTATTTATCCTGGCGCTTGCTGGAATTCCCGGGACGACAGGTTTCATTGGCAAGCTCAATATTTTTCTTGGAACATTCATAACGGAGCCTGGACATTTTGTCCTCGCGGGAATCATGATTGCAGGAACCATTGTTTCCTATGTGTATTATTTCGGATTATTGGTGCAGGTCTTTTTCCGGCCCATTCATTCGGAGATGGTCATTAAAATTCGTCCGGGTCTATACGCCGTGTTGATCATTTGCGTGATAGGCACCATTCTTTTCGGGGTGGCACCAAATATTGCCTTTGATTTTATCCATGATCAATTTGGCGAATTTACAGACTTTATTTCAAGTAAATGA
- a CDS encoding complex I subunit 4 family protein, producing the protein MNVYLLSLLVFSPLLGIVMVALMPKKEERTIKQFGIFGTLPPLFLSFFLCSQYYSGVALSLFDIKLNWIRFGNLEMYDPKLFTVDFELGLDGLSLIFILLTTIISSLAALASIYIKKEWKGYYLLFLILETGMLGVFTAENLILFFIFFEMTLIPAFFLIGRWGFLEREKASYSFLIYNGIGSAVLLVAILILFARTGTTNIAALTQMMTMGGVSLFAPISGSMKYGLCLAFLVAFAIKLPVFPFHSWMVRVHAEAPPSIVMIHAGVLLKIGAYGIIRFGMGIFPEQYKSLAFTIVLFGVLSFLYGAFLALVQTDFKLVLAYSSISHMGIVMMGLGALNEAGIQGAIFQVISHGLIAALLFFLVGVLYERTGTTMLPKLGGLAKSMPIFSGFMLASGLASLGLPGMSGFISEFMVFLGLFKSQPLLAGIGVIGLVLTAVYVLRAVMLITFGKNDSLIETEKRDFRGWEFFPALVLLGLIITVGVYPNLLGGPLQGTIEAMMLALGGR; encoded by the coding sequence ATGAATGTCTATTTGCTCTCACTTTTAGTGTTTTCACCGCTGCTGGGCATAGTGATGGTTGCCCTTATGCCGAAAAAAGAGGAAAGGACCATTAAACAATTTGGCATTTTCGGAACACTGCCTCCCCTTTTCCTATCGTTCTTTCTATGCAGCCAATATTATTCGGGTGTGGCCCTATCCTTATTTGACATTAAGTTGAATTGGATCAGGTTTGGGAACTTGGAGATGTATGATCCCAAGCTCTTCACGGTTGACTTTGAGTTGGGGCTGGATGGATTAAGCCTCATCTTCATATTACTGACAACAATCATTTCATCACTGGCCGCCCTCGCATCCATTTATATAAAAAAAGAATGGAAAGGGTATTATTTGTTATTCTTGATCCTGGAGACCGGAATGCTCGGTGTCTTCACGGCAGAAAATTTGATTCTTTTTTTCATCTTTTTTGAAATGACATTGATTCCCGCTTTCTTTTTAATTGGTAGATGGGGCTTTCTGGAGAGGGAGAAGGCTTCTTATAGTTTTCTGATTTATAATGGCATTGGTTCAGCCGTTTTATTGGTGGCCATTTTGATTTTGTTTGCCAGGACAGGTACCACTAACATTGCGGCATTGACACAGATGATGACAATGGGCGGTGTTTCGCTTTTTGCACCCATATCCGGTTCGATGAAATATGGTTTATGTCTCGCCTTTCTCGTTGCATTTGCGATAAAGCTGCCCGTCTTTCCCTTTCACAGCTGGATGGTGCGGGTCCATGCAGAAGCACCTCCATCCATAGTCATGATACATGCGGGGGTCTTATTGAAAATAGGGGCATACGGAATCATCCGGTTTGGAATGGGGATATTTCCTGAACAATATAAAAGCTTGGCCTTTACCATTGTCCTGTTTGGGGTCCTCAGTTTTTTATATGGTGCATTTCTAGCGTTGGTACAAACGGATTTCAAGCTCGTTTTAGCCTACTCGTCAATCTCACATATGGGTATCGTCATGATGGGGCTGGGAGCCTTGAATGAAGCGGGCATTCAGGGAGCCATTTTTCAAGTCATCTCACACGGGCTAATTGCCGCTTTGTTGTTTTTTCTGGTGGGAGTGTTGTATGAGCGTACGGGAACCACGATGCTTCCTAAGCTTGGGGGATTGGCCAAGTCGATGCCGATTTTTTCAGGGTTTATGTTAGCCAGTGGGCTGGCTTCACTCGGTTTACCTGGCATGTCCGGCTTCATCAGCGAATTCATGGTATTTCTTGGCTTATTCAAAAGTCAGCCGTTGCTTGCGGGAATAGGGGTGATCGGGCTGGTATTAACCGCTGTTTACGTACTGAGGGCGGTCATGCTGATTACTTTCGGAAAAAATGATAGCTTGATAGAAACAGAGAAACGGGACTTTAGGGGCTGGGAGTTTTTTCCGGCATTGGTTCTTCTCGGTTTGATAATAACTGTTGGAGTATATCCAAATTTGTTAGGCGGGCCTCTTCAAGGAACGATTGAAGCCATGATGCTAGCTCTAGGGGGGCGATGA